ACTGCGATGAACGCGTAAACGACGATCAGCACGGTTTGCTGAGGCCACTCCGACTGCCGGGTGCCGATGAGCATGGCTGCCACCATGAGGGCCACCACCCCGACCCGTAACACCGATGCAATCCGGTATGAGCGCAACCGGTGCACACTACGAACGCGCTCCAATTCCACGTCGCTGGTCGACACACGAACACCGTACTCACGGCGCCCTAGGTCGGAGCCGGTCCGGCGATTGCGAACAGTTCTTTGCCTGCCAGCCGCTAGACTTTGCACCATGGTCGGCGCTGTGACGCCCGAAAAGGTGCGCGTGGTGGTCGGCGATGATCACCCGCTATTCCGCGAGGGCGTGGTGCGCGCGCTGTCGTTGAGTGGCTCGGTGAGCGTCGTCGGCGAAGCGGATGATGGCGCGGGCGCCCTCGAGCTGATCAAGGAACACCGACCCGACGTCGCGCTGCTGGACTACCGCATGCCCGGGATGGACGGAGCGCAGGTGGCCGCGGCGGTGCGCAACAACGACCTGCCGACCCGGGTGCTGCTGATTTCGGCGCACGACGAAGCCGCGATCGTGTATCAGGCGCTGCAACAGGGTGCGGCCGGATTTCTGCTCAAGGACTCCACTCGCACCGAGATCGTCAAAGCGGTGCTCGATTGCGCGCAGGGCCGCGATGTAGTAGCGCCCTCGCTGGTCGGCGGGCTGGCCGGCGAGATCCGGCAGCGCGCCGCACCAAACACTCCGGTGCTCAGCGCGCGCGAACGCGAAGTGCTGCAACGCATTTCCCGCGGCCAGAGCATCCCCGCGATTGCCGCCGAGCTGTATGTGGCGCCGTCGACGGTCAAGACGCACGTGCAACGCCTCTACGAGAAGCTCGGTGTCAGCGACCGCGCCGCTGCTGTTGCTGAGGCGATGCGCCAGCGGCTGCTGGACTAGCCGCCGGTCCGCAACGGCAGTCGCACACGGACGTGCGTGCCCGGGGGCGCGTCCAGGAAGACGAAGGTGCCGCCCGCGGCGTCGACCCGGGCCCGGTGCGAAGCCAACCCGATATGCCCCTCCCCCAACCGCCGCGCCATCGTGTCCCCGCTGACACCCACACCGTCATCAGAGACCTCCAGCACACAAACCCCATCAGCGACACGCAAACTCACCGAAGCATGCACAGCCCCGGAATGACGCACCACATTCGACAACAACTCCCGCGCCGCCGCGAACACGATCGGGTCGATCTCGTTTCGCACCGGATAGTCAATATCGGTACTCACCTCGATACCCGAGCGCTTGGCCGTGAACCCCGCCAACTGCTCCACCGCAGCACCCAACCCAACCTGCTCAAGAACCGCCGGATGCAGCTCGAACGTGGCCTGCCGCAACCGCTCCGAGGCACTGTGCAGACCCGACAAAGCACGACTCACCCGCTCGTCATCGGGATCATCCAAGGACAACTCCACCAACTCCTGACGCGCGACCAGCACGTCCTGCAACGGCCCATCGTGAATGGCCTCCGAGATCTGACGCTGCAACTCCTCCGACGCCGTCATCGTCTGCGCCAGCAACTCCTCACGCAACGTACACAGCCCTGCCACCGAGCGGACATGCCGTTCCTCGATGCGCACCATCACCAACGCCGCCACGCATAGAAACGCATAGAACCCGAACAGGAACCCGGTATCCGGCCAGCCGATCGCCCGCTTTTGCAGATGGTCCTGTATCCCGGCGAAGGCGAACCCGACCACGGTGCAAGCCAGCAACAGTGCTGCCCGGCGTGTGGACATGTCCACCCCGACCAGCACCGGCAACAGGATCATGATCAGCAGCGGATAAATCCCATCACTGGACAGCATCTGCAGGGCGGTCAATACGACAACGTCGATCGCGATGAAGGCGACTGGCTCCATCGGGCTCACGTCGCCGAAGCGGTTCCACCCGAAGCGCGCAAACGGCGCGAACGCCAGGATCAGCGCGCTGACGCAGGCGAGTGCATAGAAGACGACCAGCGTTGTCTGCCCGCCCCATTCGGACCGCGGGCTGGCCAGCACCATGGCGCCCACAACGAAGGCCAGAACACCGATCCGCAGCACGGCGACCACACGGTAGGAGCGCAGCGCATGAACCCTGCGCACGCGCTCCATTTCCCGGTCGCCGGCCCGCCCTGAAGCACTGGCCACCGAAATACCGTACTCACATAACGGGCTGCTGTTGGGAGTCGTGCACTGCTCCCTCAGTCACAGGGCGCGACGGACGGATGCCGACCGCCGCGGACCGCGACGCACGCTGTTCGGTTTCCGCCCGCGCGATCCGCGACTCGATGTCGTAGGGCACGATGATCGCGGTCGCACCGCGGATACGGCTGACGGCGCGCGCCATCTTGTCTGCGGTGCGGTCGTGCAGCAACCGACCCAGCAGCGGCGAGTAGGTTCGGCGCGGCAACAGGACGGTCACCTTGCTGTCGGGATGCTCACGGAGCACCTGGGCGACCAACTCGTACGCGGACTTGCCCAGATGGCGATCCGGGCAGTCGACCATGCGCAGTTCGGTGTCGTGCTCGAAGCGCTCCCAGCGTTGCCGGAGCAGCGCGGCATGATCGGCGTCGATGACGAAGTGCACCGCGGTCAGTTCGTCGGCGTGCAGCCCGTTTCCGTAGCGCAGTGCTTCGATCTCGGCGAGGTCGACGGTGTCCACGAAAATCAGCACCCGTAGTCGCGCGTGCTTGGCTACCTCCGGAGGTTCGGTCCGCGACATCTCCAAAACTGATGCTTCCGAACGGTATTGGCGATTCAGCCGCATCAGGAACAGCACCAGTAGCGGGAAGATGACCACCACCAGCCAGGCGCCCTCGGTAAATTTGGCCACCGCGAAGATGCCCACCACAACCGTTGACAGGATTCCGGCCGCTAGGTTGACCGCCAACTTCGGGCGCCACCGCCGGCCGCGATGAACCAGATGGTGCTTGGTCATCCCGTACCCGGCCATCGAGAAGCCGGTGAATACCCCGATGGCGTAGAACGGCACCAACGCGGTTACCGAACCTTCGGTGACCAGCAGCAGCGCCACCGCCAGCGCCGCCAAGGTGATGATGCCGTTGGAGAAGACCAGGCGATGCCCCCTCTTCATCAGCGGCCGCGGCAAGAACCGGTCCTCGGCGACGAAGCTAGCCAGCCCCGGGAAGCCGTTGAAGCTGGTATTGCACCCGGTGAACAAGATGGCGGCGGTCGACGCCTGCACCAGGAAGTACAGAGTGTTGCCGAGGGCGCCTTGCCCGAAGACGGCGCGGGTGATCTCGGAGAGCATTGACGGATATTCGTGCAGATAAGGCGTGGCGTGGGTGACGTGCGCCAGCCAGGCAACCCCGGCCAGCAGGAAGCCCAGGATGCAGGCCATCACGGTCAGCACCCGGCGCGCGTTGATGCCCTCGGGTTTGCGGAAGCTGTCGACGGTGTTGGAAATCGCCTCGACACCGGTCAACGATGTACCACCGTTGGCGAACGCCCGCAGCACGACCAGCACGGTCGCACCCATAACCAGCCCGCTGCCATGATGCACCGGGACCGCACCGACGAGCTTGTGAGGATCGTATTTCGGTAAGCCCCAGATGATTTCACGAACTAATCCGGTCAGGATGGTCAGGGTGATCATGACGACGAACGAGTACGTGGTGATCGCGAACGCCCGGCCCGACCGCCGCAACCCCCGCAGGTTGGTCAGACACATCAGCACCACCACGCCCACGGTGAGCTCCAGGTGGTAGGGACGCAGCGCCGGGATCGCGGAGACGACCGCCAACGTCCCGGCCGCGGGCTGCACAGCCACCGTCACCACGTAGTCGATGAGCAGCGCTGCCGCCGCGACCTGCGCCGTACGGGGACCGAAGTTCTCCCGCGCTACCAGGTAGGCGCCGCCGGCCCGGGTGTAGGTCGTGACGACCTGGCGGTACGACGCGGTGACCAGCACCAGGATCAGCAGCACGACTCCGGTGATCGGCAGCAACAAGGTGAACGCTGCCATGCCGGCCGCCGGCAACAGCTCGATCATCACCTGCTCCGGCCCATAGGCGGTTGAGGAGATTGCATCGGGCGAAAGTGCGCCCAGCGCAATGTGGTTCGACAATCTTTCGGAGTCGAGTTGATCGCTGGTCAGTGTCTTTCCGAGGAAGATCCGCTTCCATCGGTCGGCAAATGACTGCGGTATACCGCCAGCCTGAGTCGTCACAATAGGTTCGCTTTCTTGGAGAACGTCGTGCTTGTTCCGGCGTGCACGGCCAATGGTTCGACGCCGGAGGGACGGCCTGCAGGTTCAGCCCACCCGAGTGACTTCCGCCACTCGAGATTCGATGTCAAAGGGCACAATTTGCGCGGTGGCACCCGAAATTCGGCTCACCGAACGGGCGATCTTGTCCGCGGTGCGGTCGTGCAGCAGTCGGCCGACCAGTGGCGAGTAGGTTCGGCGTGGCAGCAGCACTGTCACCTTGCTGTCGGGATGATCGCGCAGCATCTGCGCGATCAACTCGTGGGCGGCCTTGCTCAGATGGCGGTCGGCGCAGTTGACCATGCGTAGTGGGGTGTCGTGCTCAAAGTGCCTCCAGCGCTCGGTCAGTCGCGCCGCATGATCGGCGTCGATCACAAAGTGCACAGCGGTCAGCTCGTCCGCGTGCAAGCCGTTTCCGTAGCGCAGCGCCTCGACCTCCGCAAGATCGACCGCGTCGACGAAGACGACGACTCGGTGTTTGCTGTAGCGGGCCAGATCTGGCGGTTCGGTCTGGGACAACTCCAAGACCGAGGCCTCGGCCCGGTACTGGCGGTTAAGTCGCATCAGTACCAGCACCAGCAGCGGGAAGACGACGACCACCAGCCACGCGCCCTCGGTGAACTTGGCCACCGCAAAGATGCCGACCACGATCGTGGACAGGATTCCGGCCGACAGGTTGACCGCCAGCTTGCGGCGCCACCCCCGGCCGCGATGAACCAGGTGGTGCTTTGTCATGCCGTATCCAGCCATGGAGAAACCGGTGAATACGCCGATGGCGTAGAACGGCACCAACGCGTCGAGCGAGCCTCCGGTGACTATCAGCAATGCCACCGCCAGCGCCGCCAGGGTGATGATGCCGTTGGAGAAGACCAGCCGATGGCCCCGCTTCATTAGCGGCCGCGGCAAGAACCGGTCCTCGGCGACGAAGCTGGCCAGCGCCGGAAAGCCGTTGAAACTCGTGTTTCCTCCGGTGTAGAGGATGGCCGCGGTCGACGCCTGGACCAGGAAGTACAGGATGTTACCGACAGTGCCGTGGCCGAAGACCGCGCGGGCGATCTCGGACAGCATCGACGGGTACCCGTCGACGTACGGGGTGGCGTGGGTGGCGTGCGCCAGCCAGGCGACGCCGGCCAGCAGAAACGCCAGGATGCAGGCCATCACGGTCAGCACCCGGCGCGCGTTGATGCCCTCCGGCTTGCGGAAGCTGGTCACCGTGTTGGAGATCGCCTCGACACCGGTCAACGACGACCCACCGTTGGCGAATGCGCGCAGCACGATCAGCACCGTCGCACCCATCACCAGTCCGTTGCCCTGGTGGACTGGTACCGCGCCGGCGATGTGCGCTGGGTCATACACGGGGAGGGTCCCCATGACCTGGTGAACGATGCCGACAACTATCGTGAGCGAGACCATAACGACGAAGGCGTAGGTCGGCAGGGCGAACGGCGCTCCGGCTTCCCGCAGGCCACGCAGATTCGCGAGGCACATCGTCAGTACCACGCCCACAGTGATCTCGAGGCTGTACGGGCCGAGTACCGGCACCGCGGAAACCACTGCCACGGTCCCGGCTGCACATTGCACCGCAACGGTCACCACATAGTCGATCAGCAGCGACGCCGCGGCAATCTGAGCGACCCGCGGTCCGAAGTTCTCCCGTGCCACCACATACGACCCGCCGGACCGCGTGTAGACCATCACCACCTGGCGGTAGGACGCGGCCACCAACACCAGGATCAGCAGGATGACGCCGGTAATCGGAAGCAGCAACGCGAACGCTGCCATGCCCGCCGCGGGCAGCAGCTCGATCATGATCTGTTCCGACCCATAGGCGGTTGACGAGATCGCGTCCGGCGACAGCACCCCTAACGCGACCGGATTAGACAACCGCTCGTGCTGCAGCTGGTTATTTATCAACGGCCTGCCGAGAAACCCTCGCTTGCACACGTCGGAAAACGACGACCATGTTCTTTGTTCATGATCCAAAGTTGTTGCCAAGGCGTGATATTCCTTTGCCCAATCGGTAATTGACGTCAAAAGCCTAGCGGCTCAGCACACCTCACCCCCCGCTCAGAGGGCTACCGACAGCATGTTGTCAGGATATTCCCAAGATAACTTGATATCGATGTAACAATGGACGCCCAGTATGGAGACCAAAGCGCGCCACGGGGGCCGCTAGAACCGCAAGACGCCGACGAAAATGGAGGTTGGGCGCCATCACAACCAGGCGCGGCGCATTGGCAGCCGCGACCTCGAAAGCTCGCTGGTTCCACGGCCTGGCTGTCGTTCGGCGTTCACCGGATAACGAACGACCGCCAATCCTTGTCGCAGATCAATTGCCGCAGCAGCCTTTTATTCGCGTCGAATTTGCCGTGGCAGCAGCGTTTATCGAAATGACTGTTAGCAGTCGAGACAATAGGGGAACGGATGCTGCAGCAAGATCAGTGTTCATGCCAGGCAAAAAGTATTGATCAGCAGAAATATTCGCGCCGATCACGCCGAACTCTGGCAGTGGCCAGTCCAGGCCAGCACCGCGAGGAGCCGAATTTGATGCAACAGCGGGTAATCGTCAGCGGTGACGACGCGCTCGCCACGACGATCATCGAGGAGTTGAAGCGCGCGGGCGCCAGCGTCGTGAAACTCATCGGTCCCGAACTAGCCGGCACCAGAGTCAAAGCGGAACTGGCGCGGGCCGGCGTAACCGAGGCGGCGGCCGTCATCTGCGCCAGGGACGACGACGCGACCAATCTCGAGATCGCGTTGCTGGCGCGGAAAGCCAACCCGGATATCCGGGTGGTGTCGCGCCTGTCGAACGAGGTTCTGCGCGAGGCGGTGGCCGAGGACGAGGGACCCAGCGCGATCTTCGGAGTCGCCGAGCTCGCCGCCCCGGCTGTCGTCGAGGCGTGCTTGGCGCGCACCACACACCCGTTCGAGGCGGCGGGGATCGAATTCGCGGTCTTCGGTGCCGAAGCGCCGCACGAGGGGACGCTGCGGGAGATCTTCGGAGACCTCGCCCCGGTGGCAATCATGCGCGGCCAGAATGCATCTGACCCCGGCCAGGTAGTGGTATGCCCCGGCCGCGATGAACATGTCTGCGAGGGCGACTGGACGGCGCTGATCGGAACACAGGACGAACTAACGACTTTCGGCGTCAAGGTTCCACGCCAAACGCGTACGCGTTCGCACCATTCCCGGTTCCGCCGGATGCTTGACGCGGCGCGCCTGTTGCCGGCCGAGGTCAACCCGGCCTTTTACCCGGTAATCATCGCCCTGGTCGTGCTGATTCTGGGCTCGACCATGTTGTTGCACTTCGCCTACACGCACCCCGGAATGTCCTGGGTCGACGCGTTCTACTTCACCATCGAGACCATCACGACGACCGGTTACGGCGACTTCAGCTTCGCCGAACAACCCACCTGGCTGCGCGTCTACGCGGCCGTGTTGATGCTGGGCGGCGTCACCACCACAGCCCTGCTGGTCGCCTTCGTCGCCGACGTGCTGTTGTCCCGCCGCTTCGTCTGGTCGTCCGGACGTCCCCGGGCACGCCACCTGCGCAACCATGTGATCGTGGTCGGGCTCAGCGCCCTGGGCATCAAGGTCGTTCGGGACCTGACCGAGTCCGGCCACGACGTCGCGGTGATCGAACGTGACCAGGGCAATCCGTTCGTAGCGGAGGCGAACGAGCTGGACGTGCCGGTCATCTATGGGGACGCGACGCTACGTCAGACGCTGGAATCGGCCCGCGTGGACACCGCACGTGCCGTAGCGGTGTTGACGCGCGACGACATGATCAACATCGAGGCCGGAATGGTGCTTCGCGAGATGCTGAGCGCCCAGGTGACCCCGGAGGTCAATCGCTGGAACGAGGTACCCCTCGTTTTACGTGTCTTCGATCACGACCTCGGCGCCGCAGTGGCGCAGCGGTTCGGCTTCGACAACGTCCGCTCCACCGTGGAGATCGCCGCCCCGTGGTTCGTCGGCGCCGCACTGGGCCTGGAGATACTCGGGACGTTCTCGGTGGGCAGCCGCTCCTTTCTG
The nucleotide sequence above comes from Mycobacterium vicinigordonae. Encoded proteins:
- a CDS encoding response regulator → MVGAVTPEKVRVVVGDDHPLFREGVVRALSLSGSVSVVGEADDGAGALELIKEHRPDVALLDYRMPGMDGAQVAAAVRNNDLPTRVLLISAHDEAAIVYQALQQGAAGFLLKDSTRTEIVKAVLDCAQGRDVVAPSLVGGLAGEIRQRAAPNTPVLSAREREVLQRISRGQSIPAIAAELYVAPSTVKTHVQRLYEKLGVSDRAAAVAEAMRQRLLD
- a CDS encoding sensor histidine kinase; the protein is MERVRRVHALRSYRVVAVLRIGVLAFVVGAMVLASPRSEWGGQTTLVVFYALACVSALILAFAPFARFGWNRFGDVSPMEPVAFIAIDVVVLTALQMLSSDGIYPLLIMILLPVLVGVDMSTRRAALLLACTVVGFAFAGIQDHLQKRAIGWPDTGFLFGFYAFLCVAALVMVRIEERHVRSVAGLCTLREELLAQTMTASEELQRQISEAIHDGPLQDVLVARQELVELSLDDPDDERVSRALSGLHSASERLRQATFELHPAVLEQVGLGAAVEQLAGFTAKRSGIEVSTDIDYPVRNEIDPIVFAAARELLSNVVRHSGAVHASVSLRVADGVCVLEVSDDGVGVSGDTMARRLGEGHIGLASHRARVDAAGGTFVFLDAPPGTHVRVRLPLRTGG
- a CDS encoding NAD-binding protein, with protein sequence MQQRVIVSGDDALATTIIEELKRAGASVVKLIGPELAGTRVKAELARAGVTEAAAVICARDDDATNLEIALLARKANPDIRVVSRLSNEVLREAVAEDEGPSAIFGVAELAAPAVVEACLARTTHPFEAAGIEFAVFGAEAPHEGTLREIFGDLAPVAIMRGQNASDPGQVVVCPGRDEHVCEGDWTALIGTQDELTTFGVKVPRQTRTRSHHSRFRRMLDAARLLPAEVNPAFYPVIIALVVLILGSTMLLHFAYTHPGMSWVDAFYFTIETITTTGYGDFSFAEQPTWLRVYAAVLMLGGVTTTALLVAFVADVLLSRRFVWSSGRPRARHLRNHVIVVGLSALGIKVVRDLTESGHDVAVIERDQGNPFVAEANELDVPVIYGDATLRQTLESARVDTARAVAVLTRDDMINIEAGMVLREMLSAQVTPEVNRWNEVPLVLRVFDHDLGAAVAQRFGFDNVRSTVEIAAPWFVGAALGLEILGTFSVGSRSFLIGKMHVQPGSELDGLQMFEMSTQTRVFAITRDDAPVQLHPRRDARLCAGDTVYLAGPYRELLATLRKGQQSKQTSDDLDAEHGVSASSNN